Proteins encoded in a region of the Mycolicibacterium chitae genome:
- the pdxT gene encoding pyridoxal 5'-phosphate synthase glutaminase subunit PdxT, producing MSAPRVGVLALQGDTREHLAALREAGADASTVRRRAELDAVDALVIPGGESTAMSHLLREFDLLEPLRARLADGMPAYGSCAGMILLASQILDAGVPGRAAEPLGAIDMAVRRNAFGRQVDSFEEDLEFTGIDGPVHAVFIRAPWVERVGDDVEVLATAGEHIVAVRQGRMLATSFHPEMTGDRRVHKMFVNSLS from the coding sequence GTGAGCGCGCCCCGGGTCGGGGTGCTCGCGCTGCAGGGCGACACCCGCGAACACCTCGCCGCGCTGCGCGAGGCCGGCGCCGACGCGTCCACGGTGCGCCGCCGCGCCGAACTCGACGCCGTCGACGCCTTGGTGATCCCCGGTGGCGAGTCCACCGCCATGAGCCATCTGCTGCGCGAGTTCGACCTGCTCGAACCGCTGCGGGCCCGGTTGGCCGATGGCATGCCTGCTTACGGGTCGTGCGCCGGGATGATCCTGCTGGCCTCGCAGATCCTGGACGCCGGCGTGCCGGGGCGCGCGGCCGAGCCGTTGGGGGCGATCGATATGGCGGTGCGCCGCAACGCCTTTGGCCGCCAGGTCGACTCGTTCGAGGAGGATCTGGAGTTCACCGGAATCGACGGCCCGGTGCACGCGGTGTTCATCCGGGCGCCCTGGGTCGAGCGGGTCGGCGACGACGTCGAGGTGTTGGCCACCGCCGGGGAACACATCGTGGCGGTCCGGCAGGGGCGCATGTTGGCCACCTCGTTCCATCCGGAGATGACGGGCGACCGCCGGGTGCACAAGATGTTCGTCAACTCGCTGTCCTGA
- the tesB gene encoding acyl-CoA thioesterase II, translating to MAIEEILDLEQLEVDIYRGGVFSPESGFLQRTFGGHVAGQSLVSAVRTVDPEFLVHSLHGYFLRPGDARAPSVYLVERIRDGGSFCTRRVSAIQHGQTIFSMSASFQTDQSGIEHQDAMPFAPGPEDLPGFRSGGHFDDAGFAQFDEWDVRIVPRDELTARDGKASQQQVWFRHRDPLPDDPVLHICALAYMSDLTLLGSAQVKHLDERKHLMVASLDHAMWFMRPFRADEWLLYDQSSPSACGGRALTQGKLFNRYGEMVAAVMQEGLTRYRRDDAAAAKPAK from the coding sequence ATGGCGATCGAGGAGATCCTCGATCTCGAACAACTCGAGGTCGACATTTACCGGGGCGGGGTGTTCAGCCCCGAATCCGGGTTTCTGCAACGGACTTTCGGTGGCCACGTCGCGGGCCAGTCGTTGGTGTCTGCCGTGCGCACGGTGGACCCCGAGTTTTTGGTGCATTCGCTGCACGGCTACTTCCTGCGGCCGGGCGATGCCCGCGCCCCGTCGGTGTACCTCGTGGAGCGCATCCGCGACGGCGGATCGTTCTGCACCCGCCGGGTCAGCGCCATCCAGCACGGGCAGACCATCTTCTCGATGTCGGCGTCGTTCCAGACCGATCAGAGCGGCATCGAGCACCAGGACGCCATGCCGTTCGCCCCGGGTCCCGAGGATCTGCCGGGCTTCCGCTCCGGCGGGCACTTCGACGACGCCGGCTTCGCGCAGTTCGACGAGTGGGATGTGCGGATCGTTCCGCGCGACGAGTTGACCGCCCGCGACGGCAAGGCCTCCCAGCAGCAGGTGTGGTTCCGACACCGCGACCCGCTGCCCGACGACCCGGTGCTGCACATCTGCGCGCTGGCCTACATGAGTGACCTGACCCTGCTGGGCTCCGCGCAGGTCAAACACCTCGACGAACGCAAGCACCTGATGGTGGCCTCGCTCGATCACGCCATGTGGTTCATGCGGCCGTTCCGCGCCGACGAGTGGCTGCTCTACGACCAGTCGTCGCCGTCGGCCTGCGGCGGGCGCGCGCTGACCCAGGGCAAGCTGTTCAACCGCTACGGCGAGATGGTGGCCGCGGTGATGCAGGAGGGCCTGACCCGCTACCGGCGCGACGACGCCGCCGCGGCGAAGCCCGCGAAGTGA
- a CDS encoding phosphatidylinositol mannoside acyltransferase, with amino-acid sequence MSTPTSGLPGVPRVRGLTTPFSGQLSDWGYAAGWRLVRAMPETLARNAFDAGALYASRSGGPEQLRKNLSRVLGVPPAEVPNSLIRAALASYARYWREAFRLPSMDLQKLGERLDPCLHGREHLEAGMAAGRGTIVALPHSGNWDMAGVWFVQHYGKLTTVAERLKPESLYQRFIDYRETLGFEILPLTGGERPTFEVLCERLRANGMICLMADRDLTRSGVQVDMFGEATRLPAGPARLALETGATLLTAHLWNEPEDWRFEVSGPVDVSSGDITTIAQQLADRFAAGIAAHPADWHMLQPQWIADLSDERRARLDDAGER; translated from the coding sequence ATGTCGACCCCCACGTCGGGCCTGCCGGGGGTGCCCAGGGTGCGGGGTCTGACCACGCCGTTCAGCGGCCAATTGTCGGACTGGGGTTACGCGGCGGGTTGGCGGCTGGTGCGCGCCATGCCGGAGACCCTTGCCCGCAACGCCTTTGACGCCGGGGCGTTGTACGCGTCGCGGTCCGGCGGTCCCGAGCAGCTGCGCAAGAACCTGTCGCGGGTGCTGGGTGTGCCGCCCGCCGAGGTGCCCAACTCGCTGATCCGCGCGGCGCTGGCCTCCTACGCCCGCTACTGGCGCGAGGCGTTCCGGCTGCCGTCGATGGACCTGCAGAAGCTCGGTGAGCGCCTCGACCCGTGCCTGCACGGCCGCGAGCATCTCGAGGCCGGCATGGCCGCGGGGCGCGGCACCATCGTCGCGTTGCCGCACAGCGGCAACTGGGACATGGCCGGGGTGTGGTTCGTCCAGCACTACGGCAAGCTCACCACCGTCGCCGAGCGGCTCAAGCCCGAGTCGCTGTACCAGCGCTTCATCGACTACCGCGAGACCCTCGGGTTCGAGATCCTGCCGCTGACCGGCGGGGAGCGTCCGACCTTCGAGGTGCTCTGCGAGCGGTTGCGCGCCAACGGGATGATCTGCCTGATGGCCGACCGCGACCTGACCCGCAGCGGTGTACAGGTGGACATGTTCGGCGAGGCGACGCGGCTGCCCGCCGGCCCCGCGCGGCTGGCGCTCGAGACGGGCGCCACGCTGTTGACGGCGCATCTGTGGAACGAGCCCGAGGACTGGCGATTCGAGGTGTCCGGGCCCGTCGACGTCAGTTCCGGGGACATCACCACCATCGCCCAGCAACTCGCCGACCGCTTCGCCGCCGGGATCGCGGCGCATCCCGCAGACTGGCACATGCTGCAGCCGCAGTGGATAGCCGATCTGTCCGACGAACGACGAGCACGACTGGACGACGCGGGGGAGCGTTGA
- a CDS encoding TetR/AcrR family transcriptional regulator produces the protein MSRPVEGTRQRLLTAAVESFHRHSVAGTSLQMISDDLGLTKSAIYHHFRTRDELLEAILEPVMADLARLVAAAESVRGARARADAMLTGFAALAVTRRTLIPVLTGDPGVADFLRGRPDWSALVQRQLALLADVEPGLGGQVKAAVVMAGISAAVGVDYPEAGDDLARVQDELVTAGRRTLGLRAPRET, from the coding sequence GTGAGTCGGCCGGTCGAGGGCACTCGACAGCGACTCCTGACCGCCGCCGTGGAGTCGTTCCACCGGCACAGCGTCGCCGGCACCTCGCTACAGATGATCTCCGATGACCTGGGCCTCACGAAATCTGCTATCTACCACCACTTCCGGACCCGTGACGAGCTCCTCGAGGCCATCCTGGAACCGGTCATGGCCGATCTCGCCCGACTCGTGGCCGCCGCCGAATCGGTGCGCGGCGCGCGCGCCCGGGCCGACGCCATGCTGACCGGCTTTGCGGCGCTGGCGGTGACCCGCCGCACCCTGATCCCGGTCCTCACCGGGGATCCCGGCGTCGCTGACTTCCTGCGCGGCCGGCCGGACTGGAGCGCGCTGGTGCAGCGTCAACTGGCGCTGCTCGCCGACGTCGAACCGGGCTTGGGCGGTCAGGTCAAGGCGGCCGTGGTGATGGCCGGCATCTCCGCCGCCGTCGGGGTGGACTACCCCGAAGCCGGGGACGATCTCGCCCGGGTACAGGACGAGTTGGTCACCGCGGGCCGGCGCACCCTGGGGTTGCGCGCACCGCGCGAGACCTGA
- a CDS encoding acyl-CoA dehydrogenase family protein — MTFSLELPSDLLDVQKWVHEFAADVVRPAAAEWDEREETPWPIIAEAAKIGLYSMEMFAEQAAEPSGLGMVTVFEELFWGDAGIALSILGTGLAAASLAGGGTPEQIGEWLPQMFGTVEDPKVAAFCASEPGAGSDVGSILTRARYDEATDEWVLNGTKTWATNGGIAEVHIVVASVHPELGSRGQASFIIPPATPGFSQGQKFRKHGIRASHTAEVVLDEVRIPGRLILGGKDKFDARIAKAREGKRTAGQAAMATFERTRPSVGAMAVGVARAAYEYARDYACEREQFGRKIGDFQAVAFKLADMNARIDAARLLVYRAAWMARNGKPFENAEGSMAKLVASETAVYVTDEAIQILGGNGYTRDYPVERMHRDAKIFTIFEGTSEIQRLVMSRAITGLPIR, encoded by the coding sequence ATGACCTTCTCCCTGGAGTTGCCCTCGGACCTGTTGGACGTGCAGAAATGGGTGCACGAGTTCGCCGCGGACGTGGTGCGCCCGGCCGCCGCAGAATGGGATGAGCGCGAAGAGACCCCGTGGCCGATCATCGCCGAGGCCGCCAAGATCGGCCTCTACTCGATGGAGATGTTCGCCGAACAGGCCGCCGAGCCGTCCGGGCTGGGCATGGTCACCGTCTTCGAGGAGCTGTTCTGGGGCGACGCCGGCATCGCGCTGTCCATCCTGGGTACCGGGTTGGCCGCGGCCTCACTGGCCGGCGGCGGGACCCCCGAACAGATCGGGGAATGGCTGCCGCAGATGTTCGGCACCGTCGAGGACCCGAAGGTCGCCGCCTTCTGCGCCTCGGAACCGGGCGCCGGCTCCGACGTCGGCTCGATCCTGACCCGGGCCCGCTACGACGAGGCCACCGACGAGTGGGTGCTCAACGGGACGAAGACCTGGGCCACCAACGGCGGCATCGCCGAGGTGCACATCGTCGTCGCGTCGGTGCACCCGGAGCTCGGTAGCCGCGGTCAGGCATCGTTCATCATCCCGCCCGCCACCCCCGGGTTCAGCCAGGGCCAGAAGTTCCGCAAGCACGGCATCCGCGCCTCGCACACCGCCGAGGTGGTCCTCGACGAGGTGCGCATCCCGGGCCGGCTCATCCTCGGCGGCAAGGACAAGTTCGACGCCCGCATCGCCAAGGCGCGCGAGGGGAAGCGGACCGCGGGACAGGCCGCGATGGCCACCTTCGAGCGCACCCGGCCCTCCGTCGGCGCGATGGCGGTCGGGGTGGCCCGGGCCGCCTACGAGTACGCCCGCGACTATGCCTGTGAGCGCGAGCAGTTCGGCCGCAAGATCGGCGACTTCCAGGCGGTGGCGTTCAAGCTGGCCGATATGAACGCCCGCATCGACGCCGCCCGCCTGCTGGTCTACCGGGCGGCCTGGATGGCCCGCAACGGCAAACCCTTCGAGAACGCCGAGGGGTCGATGGCCAAGCTGGTGGCCAGCGAGACCGCGGTCTACGTCACCGACGAGGCCATCCAGATCCTCGGCGGCAACGGCTACACCCGCGACTACCCGGTGGAGCGGATGCACCGCGACGCGAAGATCTTCACCATCTTCGAGGGCACCAGCGAGATCCAGCGTCTGGTGATGAGCCGCGCGATCACCGGGCTGCCGATCCGCTGA
- a CDS encoding HIT family protein produces MTDDEGQLRDSGVGKPDHLQRLWTPHRMNYIVGALKEGGSAAASGSAASKQPFTDIPHMADEDGLVVARGELVYAVLNLYPYNPGHLMVVPYRRVAELEDLHADESSELMAFTQKAIRVMKSVSKPDGFNVGLNLGRSAGGSLAEHLHMHIVPRWSGDANFITVIGDAKVIPQLLRDTRALLAEEWSQLP; encoded by the coding sequence ATGACCGACGACGAGGGGCAGTTGCGCGATTCCGGTGTGGGCAAACCCGATCACCTGCAGCGGCTGTGGACCCCGCACCGGATGAACTACATCGTCGGGGCGCTCAAGGAGGGCGGCTCCGCCGCGGCGTCCGGCTCGGCGGCCTCCAAGCAGCCGTTCACCGACATCCCGCACATGGCCGACGAGGACGGGCTGGTGGTGGCTCGCGGCGAGCTGGTCTACGCCGTGCTCAACCTCTACCCGTACAACCCGGGTCACCTGATGGTGGTGCCGTACCGGCGCGTCGCCGAGCTCGAGGACCTGCACGCCGACGAGAGTTCGGAGCTGATGGCGTTCACGCAGAAGGCGATTCGCGTGATGAAGTCGGTGTCCAAGCCCGACGGGTTCAACGTGGGGCTCAACCTCGGCCGCTCGGCCGGCGGCTCGCTGGCCGAGCATCTGCACATGCACATCGTGCCGCGGTGGAGCGGCGATGCGAACTTCATCACCGTGATCGGTGACGCCAAGGTGATCCCGCAACTGCTGCGCGACACCCGCGCCCTGCTGGCCGAGGAATGGTCCCAGCTGCCGTGA
- a CDS encoding glycosyltransferase family 4 protein — MRIGMVCPYSFDVPGGVQSHVLQLAEVMRAQGHEVSVLAPSSSDVTLPDYVVSGGKAVPIPYNGSVARLRFGPATHRKVKKWLAEGDFDVLHLHEPNAPSLSMLALQAAEGPIVATFHTSTTKSLTLSVFQGILRPYHEKIVGRIAVSDLARRWQMEALGSDAVEIPNGVDVTAFSDAVPMPGYPRPGKSVLFLGRFDEPRKGMAVLLRALPALVDRFPELEILIVGRGDEDELRGAAGKLAKHLRFLGQVDDVEKASALRSADVYCAPNTGGESFGIVLVEAMAAHTAVVASDLDAFRRVLVDGRAGRLVPVDDSAALAAALIEVLDDSAERARLVAAADDAVQRYDWSEVSRQIMRVYETVAGPGIKVGVSGAAGRSELSGGRR; from the coding sequence ATGCGCATCGGAATGGTGTGTCCCTACTCATTCGATGTCCCGGGCGGGGTGCAATCGCATGTGCTGCAACTCGCCGAGGTGATGCGCGCCCAGGGGCACGAGGTCAGCGTGCTGGCGCCGTCGTCGAGCGATGTGACGCTGCCGGACTACGTGGTCTCCGGCGGCAAGGCGGTGCCCATTCCCTACAACGGTTCGGTGGCCCGGCTGCGGTTCGGCCCGGCCACCCACCGCAAGGTCAAGAAATGGCTCGCCGAGGGCGATTTCGACGTGCTGCACCTGCACGAACCCAATGCCCCGAGCCTGTCGATGCTCGCGCTGCAGGCCGCCGAGGGACCCATCGTGGCCACCTTCCACACCTCGACCACGAAATCGCTGACGCTGTCGGTGTTCCAGGGCATCCTGCGGCCCTATCACGAGAAGATCGTCGGCCGGATCGCCGTGTCGGATCTGGCGCGCCGCTGGCAGATGGAGGCGTTGGGCTCCGACGCGGTCGAGATCCCCAACGGCGTCGACGTGACCGCCTTCTCCGACGCCGTCCCGATGCCCGGCTATCCGCGGCCGGGCAAATCGGTGCTGTTCCTCGGCCGCTTCGACGAACCGCGCAAGGGCATGGCGGTGTTGCTGCGTGCGCTGCCGGCGCTGGTCGACCGGTTCCCCGAGCTGGAGATCCTCATCGTCGGCCGCGGCGACGAGGACGAATTGCGCGGCGCGGCAGGTAAATTGGCCAAGCACCTGCGCTTCCTCGGGCAGGTCGACGACGTGGAGAAGGCCAGCGCGTTGCGCAGCGCCGACGTGTACTGCGCACCCAACACCGGCGGGGAGAGCTTCGGCATTGTGTTGGTGGAGGCGATGGCCGCCCACACCGCGGTGGTCGCCAGCGACCTGGACGCCTTCCGGCGCGTGCTGGTCGACGGCCGCGCGGGACGGCTGGTTCCGGTCGACGACTCCGCGGCGCTGGCGGCCGCGCTGATCGAGGTGCTGGACGACTCCGCCGAGCGTGCGCGGCTGGTCGCCGCCGCCGACGACGCGGTGCAGCGCTACGACTGGTCGGAGGTTTCCCGGCAGATCATGCGGGTCTACGAGACGGTGGCCGGCCCCGGCATCAAGGTCGGGGTCTCCGGTGCCGCCGGCCGCAGCGAGCTGTCCGGGGGCCGGCGGTGA
- the pdxS gene encoding pyridoxal 5'-phosphate synthase lyase subunit PdxS, translated as MAEMLKGGVIMDVVTPEQARIAEGAGAVAVMALERVPADIRAQGGVSRMSDPDMIEGIVAAVTIPVMAKVRIGHFVEAQILQSLGVDYIDESEVLTPADYTHHIDKWNFTVPFVCGATNLGEALRRITEGAAMIRSKGEAGTGDVSNATTHMRTIAGEIRRLSSLSPDELYVAAKELQAPYELVAEVARAGKLPVTLFTAGGIATPADAAMMMQLGAEGVFVGSGIFKSGDPATRAAAIVKATTFYDDPDVLARVSRGLGEAMVGINVEDIAQPHRLAERGW; from the coding sequence ATGGCGGAGATGCTCAAGGGTGGCGTCATCATGGACGTCGTCACCCCGGAGCAGGCCCGGATCGCCGAGGGCGCCGGCGCGGTGGCGGTGATGGCCCTCGAGCGGGTCCCCGCCGATATTCGTGCCCAGGGCGGGGTGTCGCGGATGAGCGACCCGGACATGATCGAGGGCATCGTCGCGGCGGTCACCATCCCGGTGATGGCCAAGGTCCGCATCGGTCATTTTGTCGAGGCGCAGATTTTGCAGAGCCTCGGGGTCGATTACATCGACGAGTCCGAGGTGCTGACCCCGGCCGACTACACCCACCACATCGACAAGTGGAATTTCACCGTGCCGTTCGTGTGCGGTGCGACGAACCTGGGGGAGGCGCTGCGGCGGATCACCGAGGGGGCGGCGATGATTCGCTCCAAGGGTGAGGCCGGCACCGGTGATGTCTCCAACGCCACCACCCACATGCGCACCATCGCCGGTGAGATCCGGCGGCTGTCGTCGCTGTCGCCCGATGAGCTGTATGTGGCGGCCAAGGAGCTGCAGGCGCCCTATGAGCTGGTCGCCGAGGTGGCCCGCGCCGGCAAGTTGCCCGTCACGCTGTTCACCGCCGGCGGCATCGCGACCCCGGCGGATGCGGCGATGATGATGCAGCTCGGCGCCGAGGGGGTGTTCGTCGGGTCGGGCATCTTCAAGTCCGGTGATCCGGCCACCCGCGCGGCGGCGATCGTCAAGGCCACCACCTTCTACGACGATCCCGACGTGCTCGCGCGGGTGTCGCGCGGCCTGGGCGAAGCCATGGTCGGTATCAACGTCGAGGACATCGCGCAGCCGCACCGGCTCGCCGAACGCGGCTGGTAG
- a CDS encoding SDR family NAD(P)-dependent oxidoreductase — MTTDFARKDRAAFGLSGKVVVVVGGGQMPGDTTGNGRATAMLAARHGAEVVAVDINFDSAQETANLIIAEGGKAYPVQADVAEKQDCQHIFDTVMARSGRVDGMVYSAAVNPPFDLGTNSMTTENFNRGINVNMLGAYHCNLFAAECMQKNEGASAGSIVNFSSIASLKNEIGLNIGIMPYALGKCGLNYITELTAVQFADAGVRANTLMLGPIDSTLGNHDSQELFGHTPDEVDEAYGEVVKLKMGRASTWETAYAALYLLADESRFMTGQQIRLDGGAALVR; from the coding sequence ATGACAACCGATTTCGCCCGCAAGGACCGCGCCGCCTTCGGCCTGTCCGGCAAGGTGGTGGTCGTCGTCGGCGGCGGGCAGATGCCGGGTGACACCACCGGCAACGGCCGGGCCACCGCGATGCTGGCCGCCCGGCACGGCGCCGAGGTGGTGGCCGTCGACATCAACTTCGACTCCGCCCAGGAGACCGCCAACCTGATCATCGCCGAGGGTGGCAAGGCCTACCCGGTGCAGGCCGACGTCGCCGAAAAGCAAGACTGCCAACACATCTTCGACACCGTCATGGCCCGCAGCGGCCGGGTGGACGGCATGGTCTACAGCGCCGCGGTCAACCCGCCGTTCGACCTCGGGACCAACTCGATGACCACCGAGAACTTCAACCGCGGTATCAACGTGAACATGCTCGGGGCCTACCACTGCAATCTCTTTGCGGCCGAGTGCATGCAGAAAAACGAGGGGGCCAGCGCCGGCAGCATCGTCAACTTCTCCTCGATCGCCAGCCTGAAGAACGAGATCGGGCTGAACATCGGGATCATGCCTTACGCCCTGGGCAAGTGCGGGCTGAACTACATCACCGAACTCACCGCGGTGCAGTTCGCCGACGCGGGGGTGCGGGCCAACACGCTGATGCTGGGCCCCATCGACTCGACCCTGGGCAACCACGATTCCCAGGAACTGTTCGGGCACACCCCCGACGAGGTCGACGAGGCCTACGGCGAGGTGGTCAAACTCAAGATGGGCCGGGCCAGCACCTGGGAGACCGCCTACGCCGCGCTGTACCTGCTGGCCGATGAATCCCGGTTCATGACGGGCCAGCAGATTCGCCTGGACGGGGGAGCGGCGCTGGTGCGCTGA
- a CDS encoding NUDIX hydrolase, which yields MTLWLVLAVVVAVLAVALIGGWAYQTANRLDRLHVRYDLSWQVLDAALGRRAVVARAVAGSASDTVGDSTRLVALADAAERAPRSTREAAENELSAALAAVDIARLPTALVAELADVEARVLLARRFHNDAVRDTLALRERPVVRLLRLGGHAPLPGYFEIAERAEIGPPAGEATVRSSARVVLLDEGGSVLLLCGVDPAITDGSARRFWFTIGGQARPGERLVQAAVRELTEETGLRVPPAEMVGPVWRRDAMIDFNGAVVRSQEYFFVHRTRRFEPSTAGRTDLEHRYILGHRWCDAAHIAELVAAGESVYPTQLGELLASANDVARTGAHSGAADTEPAEHRLRAIH from the coding sequence GTGACGCTGTGGCTGGTGCTCGCGGTCGTGGTGGCCGTGCTCGCCGTCGCGTTGATCGGCGGGTGGGCCTACCAGACCGCCAACCGGCTGGACCGCCTGCACGTGCGTTACGACCTGTCCTGGCAGGTGCTCGACGCCGCGCTGGGCCGGCGCGCCGTCGTCGCCCGGGCCGTCGCGGGCAGCGCCAGCGACACCGTCGGGGACAGTACGCGGCTGGTCGCCCTGGCCGACGCCGCCGAACGGGCGCCGCGCTCGACCCGGGAGGCCGCCGAGAACGAGCTGTCGGCCGCGTTGGCCGCCGTCGACATCGCCCGGCTGCCGACCGCCCTGGTGGCCGAGTTGGCCGACGTCGAGGCCCGGGTGCTGTTGGCCCGGCGCTTCCACAACGACGCGGTGCGCGACACCCTGGCGCTGCGGGAACGCCCGGTGGTCCGGTTGCTGCGCCTCGGCGGGCACGCCCCGTTGCCGGGGTACTTCGAGATCGCCGAGCGCGCCGAGATCGGCCCGCCGGCCGGGGAGGCCACCGTCCGCAGCTCGGCGCGGGTGGTGCTGCTCGACGAGGGCGGCAGCGTGTTGTTGCTCTGCGGTGTCGACCCGGCGATCACCGACGGGTCCGCCCGGCGCTTCTGGTTCACCATCGGCGGGCAGGCGCGGCCCGGGGAACGGCTGGTCCAGGCCGCGGTGCGGGAACTGACCGAGGAAACGGGACTGCGGGTGCCGCCGGCCGAGATGGTCGGGCCCGTGTGGCGCCGCGACGCGATGATCGACTTCAACGGCGCGGTGGTCCGCAGCCAGGAGTACTTCTTCGTGCACCGGACCCGGCGCTTCGAACCCTCGACGGCCGGCCGCACCGACCTCGAGCACCGTTACATCCTCGGGCACCGGTGGTGTGATGCTGCGCATATCGCCGAGCTCGTCGCGGCCGGGGAGTCGGTGTACCCGACGCAGCTCGGGGAGTTGTTGGCCAGCGCGAATGACGTCGCGAGGACCGGTGCGCACTCCGGCGCGGCGGACACCGAACCGGCGGAGCACCGGCTGCGCGCCATCCACTGA
- the pgsA gene encoding phosphatidylinositol phosphate synthase, which translates to MSDFYLMTRAAYAKLSRPVAKVALKAGLTPDSITIIGTAGTVIAALTLFPVGQLWWGAVAVSFFVLADMLDGAMARQRGYGTRFGAVLDATCDRIADGAVFCGLLWWAAFGLQSTPLVVATMICLVTSQVISYVKARAEATGLSGGGGLIERPERLIIVLVGAGLSDLPFFGLPWLLDVAMWVLAVASMVTVAQRVHAVRSSPGAIDPLPDGQSIAGEPDGGSPPPPEPSEH; encoded by the coding sequence GTGAGCGATTTCTACCTGATGACCCGGGCGGCCTACGCCAAACTCAGCCGCCCGGTCGCCAAGGTGGCCCTCAAGGCCGGGCTGACCCCGGACAGCATCACCATCATCGGCACCGCGGGCACGGTGATCGCCGCGCTGACGCTGTTCCCGGTCGGGCAGTTGTGGTGGGGCGCGGTCGCGGTGTCGTTCTTCGTGCTGGCCGACATGCTTGACGGTGCCATGGCCCGGCAGCGCGGCTACGGCACCCGATTCGGCGCCGTGCTCGACGCCACCTGCGACCGCATCGCCGACGGCGCGGTGTTCTGCGGGTTGCTGTGGTGGGCCGCGTTCGGGTTGCAGAGCACCCCGCTGGTGGTCGCCACCATGATCTGCCTGGTCACCTCCCAGGTCATCTCGTATGTGAAGGCGCGCGCCGAGGCCACCGGGCTCAGCGGTGGCGGCGGCCTGATCGAGCGACCCGAACGCCTGATCATCGTGTTGGTCGGCGCCGGCCTGTCGGATCTGCCGTTCTTCGGACTGCCGTGGCTGCTCGACGTCGCGATGTGGGTGCTGGCGGTGGCCAGCATGGTCACCGTGGCCCAACGGGTGCACGCGGTGCGCAGTTCGCCCGGCGCCATCGACCCGCTGCCCGACGGGCAGTCGATCGCCGGTGAGCCCGACGGCGGGTCGCCGCCCCCGCCCGAACCGAGCGAGCACTGA